The DNA sequence CGATGCCAAAGACATCGACCTGCTCAGTCGGCTGCTCAAGGGCTGCGATCACTTCATCGCCGGCGCCGCGATGATCGGCGGTATTTCCTACTTCCATAAATTCGCCTACGACCTGCTCGCAGAAAATGAACGCATCACAGCGGCCGCTTTCGACGCGGCTCTCGCCGCCCATCGCGAAGGACAACTACAGAAAATCACCGTCATTTCCTCGTCGATGGTTTTTGAATGTGCGCAGCAGTTTCCCAGTCAGGAAGGGGACCAGCGCACCTGCCCGCCTCCCGAATCGACCTACGGCTTTCAGAAACTCGCCGTGGAGTATTATGCCCAGGGAGCACATCAGCAATACGGTCTGCCTTACACAATTGCCCGCCCCTTTAACTGCGTCGGCATCGGTGAACGCCGGGCTGTCACCGATGAAGATGTCAAATCGGGCGATATTGAACTTGCTCTCAGCCATGTCGTCCCCGACCTCGTCCAGAAAATCATGAAAGGGCAGGACCCGCTGCAGATTCTCGGCGACGGCTCTCAGGTCCGTCACTACACCTACGGCGGAGACCTTGCCCGGGGTATTCGGCTCTGTGTCGAACATCCCCAGGCCCTCAACGAAGACTTCAACCTCTCCACCCCCCAGGCGACGACGGTCCTCGAACTGGCCGAGACGATCTGGCAGAAAATTCATGGGCCCGATAAACCTTTCCGCTATCAAAGCGAACAGCCATTCCCGCACGATGTGCAGTATCGCTCTCCCGCAGTCGAAAAGGCAAAAGACATGCTCGGCTTCACCGCCGACACCACTCTGGATCAGATGCTGGACGAGGTCATCCCCTGGATCAAAGAACAGATTGCACGCGGAACCATCTGATGGAGCAGGCAGCCACTCCTCTCTCGGTCATCGTCCCTGTCTACAACGAGGACGAAAACTTCCCCCGCCTGATCGATGCCATCGACCAGCGGCTGCCG is a window from the Gimesia benthica genome containing:
- a CDS encoding NAD-dependent epimerase/dehydratase family protein, coding for MKVLITGAAGFIGSYVVGELLEAGYDVVGLDNFSKYGELSPAHQGHPRYEFLQADAKDIDLLSRLLKGCDHFIAGAAMIGGISYFHKFAYDLLAENERITAAAFDAALAAHREGQLQKITVISSSMVFECAQQFPSQEGDQRTCPPPESTYGFQKLAVEYYAQGAHQQYGLPYTIARPFNCVGIGERRAVTDEDVKSGDIELALSHVVPDLVQKIMKGQDPLQILGDGSQVRHYTYGGDLARGIRLCVEHPQALNEDFNLSTPQATTVLELAETIWQKIHGPDKPFRYQSEQPFPHDVQYRSPAVEKAKDMLGFTADTTLDQMLDEVIPWIKEQIARGTI